In Musa acuminata AAA Group cultivar baxijiao chromosome BXJ2-10, Cavendish_Baxijiao_AAA, whole genome shotgun sequence, a genomic segment contains:
- the LOC135625242 gene encoding glutamate--cysteine ligase A, chloroplastic-like isoform X1 — protein MATISDFHLNRVPCPGIPCANSVTECSGARRKREVRFRALGNSEGLEFLVQNGARKSRGLCWNARGSRRAKRMVVAASPPTDDGVVVTEPLMKEDLVGYLNSGCKPKEMWSSWELLLTEEHFCCNRIGTEHEKFGFEVGSLRPMKYEQIADLLNGLAERFDWDKIMEGDYIIGLKQGKQSISLEPGGQFELSGAPLETLHQTCAEVNSHLYQVKAVAEELGLGFLGIGFHPKWRLTDIPVMPKGRYEIMRNYMPKVGSLGLDMMFRTCTVQVNLDFSSESDMIKKFRAGLALQPIATAIFANSPFTEGKPNGFLSMRSHIWTDTDNNRAGMLPFVFDDSFGFEQYVEYALDVPMYFVYRKKTYIDCTGMSFRDFMRGKLPSLPGELPTLNDWENHLTTIFPEVRLKRYLEMRGADGGPWRRLCALPAFWVGLLYDEVSLHNISEMISDWTREEREMLRKKVPVTGLKTPFRGGLLRHVAEDVLKLAKDGLERRGYKEAGFLKEVTETVQTGVTPAEKLLELYNGKWGGRVGPVFQELLY, from the exons ATGGCAACCATCTCCGATTTTCATCTCAATCGGGTTCCTTGTCCGGGAATCCCTTGTGCGAATTCTGTGACGGAGTGTAGTGGTGCTCGGAGGAAGAGAGAGGTTAGGTTTAGAGCGTTGGGAAATTCGGAGGGGTTGGAGTTTCTTGTGCAGAATGGGGCGAGGAAGTCTCGAGGGTTGTGTTGGAACGCCCGCGGGTCCAGAAGAGCGAAGAGGATGGTTGTCGCTGCGAGCCCTCCTACCGACGACGGGGTGGTTGTCACGGAGCCGTTGATGAAAGAGGACCTTGTTGGTTACCTCAATTCTGGTTGTAAGCCGAAGGAGATGTGGAG taGCTGGGAACTTTTGTTGACAGAGGAGCACTTTTGTTGTAACAGAATTGGCACTGAACATGAAAAGTTTGGTTTTGAGGTTGGAAGTTTACGCCCAATGAAGTATGAACAGATCGCAGACTTGCTCAATGGTTTAGCAGAGAGATTTGATTGGGATAAAATTATGGAAGGTGATTATATTATTGGTCTCAAGCAG GGAAAGCAAAGCATTTCATTGGAGCCTGGTGGTCAATTTGAGCTTAGTGGTGCACCACTTGAAACACTGCATCAAACTTGTGCTGAGGTTAATTCACACCTTTATCAG GTAAAAGCAGTGGCAGAGGAATTGGGTCTTGGATTTTTAGGCATTGGTTTTCATCCCAAATGGAGGTTGACTGACATTCCTGTAATGCCAAAG GGAAGATATGAGATTATGAGGAACTACATGCCTAAAGTTGGTTCTCTTGGACTTGATATGATGTTTCGGACTTGTACAGTTCAG GTTAATCTTGACTTCAGTTCTGAATCAGATATGATTAAGAAATTTCGTGCTGGTCTTGCTTTGCAGCCT ATTGCGACAGCAATATTTGCAAATTCGCCTTTCACTGAAGGAAAGCCAAATGGTTTTCTGAGCATGAGAAG CCACATATGGACTGACACTGACAATAATCGTGCGGGAATGTTGCCTTTTGTATTTGATGATTCTTTTGG attTGAGCAATATGTGGAGTATGCTCTTGATGTTCCTATGTACTTTGTCTACCGAAAAAAGACGTATATCGATTGTACTGGAATGTCCTTCAGG GATTTTATGCGAGGAAAACTTCCTTCACTTCCTGGGGAGCTTCCAACTCTGAATGATTGGGAGAATCATCTAACAACCATATTCCCTGAG GTCAGATTAAAAAGGTACCTGGAAATGAGGGGTGCTGATGGTGGTCCTTGGAGGAGGCTATGCGCTTTGCCAGCATTTTGG GTAGGCTTATTGTATGATGAGGTTTCTTTACATAATATTTCAGAAATGATCTCTGATTGGacaagagaagaaagagagatgCTACGCAAGAAG GTCCCTGTGACTGGATTAAAGACACCGTTCCGGGGTGGCCTGTTAAGACATGTTGCTGAAGATGTTCTGAAGTTAGCTAAA GATGGACTGGAGAGAAGAGGATATAAAGAAGCTGGGTTCTTAAAAGAAGTCACTGAGACAGTCCAAACAG GAGTGACTCCAGCTGAGAAACTTCTGGAGTTGTACAATGGGAAGTGGGGAGGCAGGGTTGGTCCAGTTTTTCAGGAATTGTTGTATTGA
- the LOC135625242 gene encoding glutamate--cysteine ligase A, chloroplastic-like isoform X2: MATISDFHLNRVPCPGIPCANSVTECSGARRKREVRFRALGNSEGLEFLVQNGARKSRGLCWNARGSRRAKRMVVAASPPTDDGVVVTEPLMKEDLVGYLNSGCKPKEMWRIGTEHEKFGFEVGSLRPMKYEQIADLLNGLAERFDWDKIMEGDYIIGLKQGKQSISLEPGGQFELSGAPLETLHQTCAEVNSHLYQVKAVAEELGLGFLGIGFHPKWRLTDIPVMPKGRYEIMRNYMPKVGSLGLDMMFRTCTVQVNLDFSSESDMIKKFRAGLALQPIATAIFANSPFTEGKPNGFLSMRSHIWTDTDNNRAGMLPFVFDDSFGFEQYVEYALDVPMYFVYRKKTYIDCTGMSFRDFMRGKLPSLPGELPTLNDWENHLTTIFPEVRLKRYLEMRGADGGPWRRLCALPAFWVGLLYDEVSLHNISEMISDWTREEREMLRKKVPVTGLKTPFRGGLLRHVAEDVLKLAKDGLERRGYKEAGFLKEVTETVQTGVTPAEKLLELYNGKWGGRVGPVFQELLY; the protein is encoded by the exons ATGGCAACCATCTCCGATTTTCATCTCAATCGGGTTCCTTGTCCGGGAATCCCTTGTGCGAATTCTGTGACGGAGTGTAGTGGTGCTCGGAGGAAGAGAGAGGTTAGGTTTAGAGCGTTGGGAAATTCGGAGGGGTTGGAGTTTCTTGTGCAGAATGGGGCGAGGAAGTCTCGAGGGTTGTGTTGGAACGCCCGCGGGTCCAGAAGAGCGAAGAGGATGGTTGTCGCTGCGAGCCCTCCTACCGACGACGGGGTGGTTGTCACGGAGCCGTTGATGAAAGAGGACCTTGTTGGTTACCTCAATTCTGGTTGTAAGCCGAAGGAGATGTGGAG AATTGGCACTGAACATGAAAAGTTTGGTTTTGAGGTTGGAAGTTTACGCCCAATGAAGTATGAACAGATCGCAGACTTGCTCAATGGTTTAGCAGAGAGATTTGATTGGGATAAAATTATGGAAGGTGATTATATTATTGGTCTCAAGCAG GGAAAGCAAAGCATTTCATTGGAGCCTGGTGGTCAATTTGAGCTTAGTGGTGCACCACTTGAAACACTGCATCAAACTTGTGCTGAGGTTAATTCACACCTTTATCAG GTAAAAGCAGTGGCAGAGGAATTGGGTCTTGGATTTTTAGGCATTGGTTTTCATCCCAAATGGAGGTTGACTGACATTCCTGTAATGCCAAAG GGAAGATATGAGATTATGAGGAACTACATGCCTAAAGTTGGTTCTCTTGGACTTGATATGATGTTTCGGACTTGTACAGTTCAG GTTAATCTTGACTTCAGTTCTGAATCAGATATGATTAAGAAATTTCGTGCTGGTCTTGCTTTGCAGCCT ATTGCGACAGCAATATTTGCAAATTCGCCTTTCACTGAAGGAAAGCCAAATGGTTTTCTGAGCATGAGAAG CCACATATGGACTGACACTGACAATAATCGTGCGGGAATGTTGCCTTTTGTATTTGATGATTCTTTTGG attTGAGCAATATGTGGAGTATGCTCTTGATGTTCCTATGTACTTTGTCTACCGAAAAAAGACGTATATCGATTGTACTGGAATGTCCTTCAGG GATTTTATGCGAGGAAAACTTCCTTCACTTCCTGGGGAGCTTCCAACTCTGAATGATTGGGAGAATCATCTAACAACCATATTCCCTGAG GTCAGATTAAAAAGGTACCTGGAAATGAGGGGTGCTGATGGTGGTCCTTGGAGGAGGCTATGCGCTTTGCCAGCATTTTGG GTAGGCTTATTGTATGATGAGGTTTCTTTACATAATATTTCAGAAATGATCTCTGATTGGacaagagaagaaagagagatgCTACGCAAGAAG GTCCCTGTGACTGGATTAAAGACACCGTTCCGGGGTGGCCTGTTAAGACATGTTGCTGAAGATGTTCTGAAGTTAGCTAAA GATGGACTGGAGAGAAGAGGATATAAAGAAGCTGGGTTCTTAAAAGAAGTCACTGAGACAGTCCAAACAG GAGTGACTCCAGCTGAGAAACTTCTGGAGTTGTACAATGGGAAGTGGGGAGGCAGGGTTGGTCCAGTTTTTCAGGAATTGTTGTATTGA
- the LOC135585002 gene encoding protein trichome birefringence-like 37 isoform X1, protein MASPGISRGGLVSGFLLCFLVLQALAGASGVVIGLRRHQGGAQRRRPTDQTACDLFAGSWVKDDSYPLYQSLSCPIIDPEFNCQLYGRPDTEYQRYRWQPSGCELPRFDGVGFLATMRGKTVMFVGDSLGRNQWQSLICMLAAAAPQSQTQFVRGEPLSTYKFLDSGVSVSFYRAPYLVDIDVVQGRRILMLNEITGNAEAWRGADVLCFNSGHWWTHKGALQGLFLRGHGSIGRVPERDEHMGKLGRRYRRQDQDEGLLPVHISHPLQSGGVERSGLEELLRRDGAGGRVELHGPVPGADTGDQGRDQGNEESRRLARHHRLVGTPKGRPPFHLQRRLDSGAAGQPRPLRRLQPLVPPRPPRHLEPSPLHCPLLLLIRMAPRLFILLSMIANLSAILFCSLADVNGLYSILSTQNRLSFQNTYRNQILARFNSLI, encoded by the exons ATGGCCTCCCCTGGCATTAGCAGAGGTGGACTGGTTTCGGGCTTTCTCCTCTGTTTCCTTGTGCTGCAAGCCTTGGCGGGCGCTTCGGGGGTAGTCATCGGCCTACGGCGGCACCAGGGCGGCGCGCAGAGGCGGCGGCCCACCGACCAAACAGCGTGCGACCTGTTCGCCGGGAGCTGGGTGAAGGACGACTCCTACCCGCTATACCAGTCGCTGAGCTGCCCCATCATCGATCCCGAGTTCAACTGCCAGTTATATGGACGGCCGGACACCGAGTACCAGCGGTACCGATGGCAGCCGAGCGGATGCGAGCTCCCCAG GTTTGACGGGGTTGGTTTCTTGGCGACAATGAGGGGTAAGACGGTGATGTTCGTGGGCGACTCGCTCGGGCGGAACCAGTGGCAGTCCTTAATCTGCATGCTCGCCGCCGCGGCGCCGCAGTCGCAGACCCAGTTCGTCAGAGGAGAGCCTCTCTCCACCTACAAGTTCCTG GATTCTGGAGTCTCGGTTTCCTTCTACCGGGCACCTTATCTGGTGGACATCGACGTGGTGCAAGGGAGAAGAATCCTCATGCTGAACGAGATAACAGGGAATGCCGAAGCATGGAGAGGAGCGGACGTCTTGTGCTTCAACTCCGGCCATTGGTGGACTCACAAGGGAGCTCTTCAAGG GCTCTTTCTACGAGGACATGGATCGATTGGTCGCGTTCCAGAAAGGGATGAGCACATGGGCAAACTGGGTCGACGCTACCGTCGACAGGACCAAGACGAAGGTCTTCTTCCAGTCCATATCTCCCACCCACTACAA TCCGGCGGAGTGGAACGGAGCGGCCTCGAAGAACTGCTTCGGCGAGACGGCGCCGGTGGGCGGGTGGAACTACACGGCCCGGTACCCGGAGCAGATACAGGTGATCAAGGGCGTGATCAAGGCAATGAGGAGTCCCGCCGCCTTGCTCGACATCACCGCCTTGTCGGAACTCCGAAAGGACGGCCACCCTTCCATCTACAGCGGCGACTTGACTCCGGAGCAGCGGGCCAACCCCGACCGCTCCGCCGATTGCAGCCACTGGTGCCTCCCCGGCCTCCCCGACACCTGGAACCTTCTCCTCTACACTGCCCTCTTCTTCTCCTGATCCGTATGGCGCCTCGTCTCTTCATTCTTCTCAGTATGATTGCTAACCTATCTGCAATCTTATTTTGCTCATTAGCTGATGTTAATGGATTATATTCCATACTATCAACTCAAAATCGATTGTCATTCCAAAATACATATAGAAATCAGATCCTTGCCCGATTTAATTCACTAATCTGA
- the LOC135585002 gene encoding protein PMR5-like isoform X3, whose amino-acid sequence MASPGISRGGLVSGFLLCFLVLQALAGASGVVIGLRRHQGGAQRRRPTDQTACDLFAGSWVKDDSYPLYQSLSCPIIDPEFNCQLYGRPDTEYQRYRWQPSGCELPRFDGVGFLATMRGKTVMFVGDSLGRNQWQSLICMLAAAAPQSQTQFVRGEPLSTYKFLDSGVSVSFYRAPYLVDIDVVQGRRILMLNEITGNAEAWRGADVLCFNSGHWWTHKGALQGWDYMGDAGSFYEDMDRLVAFQKGMSTWANWVDATVDRTKTKVFFQSISPTHYNPAEWNGAASKNCFGETAPVGGWNYTARYPEQIQVIKGVIKAMRSPAALLDITALSELRKDGHPSIYSGDLTPEQRANPDRSADCSHWCLPGLPDTWNLLLYTALFFS is encoded by the exons ATGGCCTCCCCTGGCATTAGCAGAGGTGGACTGGTTTCGGGCTTTCTCCTCTGTTTCCTTGTGCTGCAAGCCTTGGCGGGCGCTTCGGGGGTAGTCATCGGCCTACGGCGGCACCAGGGCGGCGCGCAGAGGCGGCGGCCCACCGACCAAACAGCGTGCGACCTGTTCGCCGGGAGCTGGGTGAAGGACGACTCCTACCCGCTATACCAGTCGCTGAGCTGCCCCATCATCGATCCCGAGTTCAACTGCCAGTTATATGGACGGCCGGACACCGAGTACCAGCGGTACCGATGGCAGCCGAGCGGATGCGAGCTCCCCAG GTTTGACGGGGTTGGTTTCTTGGCGACAATGAGGGGTAAGACGGTGATGTTCGTGGGCGACTCGCTCGGGCGGAACCAGTGGCAGTCCTTAATCTGCATGCTCGCCGCCGCGGCGCCGCAGTCGCAGACCCAGTTCGTCAGAGGAGAGCCTCTCTCCACCTACAAGTTCCTG GATTCTGGAGTCTCGGTTTCCTTCTACCGGGCACCTTATCTGGTGGACATCGACGTGGTGCAAGGGAGAAGAATCCTCATGCTGAACGAGATAACAGGGAATGCCGAAGCATGGAGAGGAGCGGACGTCTTGTGCTTCAACTCCGGCCATTGGTGGACTCACAAGGGAGCTCTTCAAGG GTGGGATTACATGGGAGATGCAGGCTCTTTCTACGAGGACATGGATCGATTGGTCGCGTTCCAGAAAGGGATGAGCACATGGGCAAACTGGGTCGACGCTACCGTCGACAGGACCAAGACGAAGGTCTTCTTCCAGTCCATATCTCCCACCCACTACAA TCCGGCGGAGTGGAACGGAGCGGCCTCGAAGAACTGCTTCGGCGAGACGGCGCCGGTGGGCGGGTGGAACTACACGGCCCGGTACCCGGAGCAGATACAGGTGATCAAGGGCGTGATCAAGGCAATGAGGAGTCCCGCCGCCTTGCTCGACATCACCGCCTTGTCGGAACTCCGAAAGGACGGCCACCCTTCCATCTACAGCGGCGACTTGACTCCGGAGCAGCGGGCCAACCCCGACCGCTCCGCCGATTGCAGCCACTGGTGCCTCCCCGGCCTCCCCGACACCTGGAACCTTCTCCTCTACACTGCCCTCTTCTTCTCCTGA
- the LOC135585002 gene encoding protein trichome birefringence-like 37 isoform X2 — MASPGISRGGLVSGFLLCFLVLQALAGASGVVIGLRRHQGGAQRRRPTDQTACDLFAGSWVKDDSYPLYQSLSCPIIDPEFNCQLYGRPDTEYQRYRWQPSGCELPRFDGVGFLATMRGKTVMFVGDSLGRNQWQSLICMLAAAAPQSQTQFVRGEPLSTYKFLDSGVSVSFYRAPYLVDIDVVQGRRILMLNEITGNAEAWRGADVLCFNSGHWWTHKGALQGLFLRGHGSIGRVPERDEHMGKLGRRYRRQDQDEGLLPVHISHPLQSGGVERSGLEELLRRDGAGGRVELHGPVPGADTGDQGRDQGNEESRRLARHHRLVGTPKGRPPFHLQRRLDSGAAGQPRPLRRLQPLVPPRPPRHLEPSPLHCPLLLLIRMAPRLFILLIRN, encoded by the exons ATGGCCTCCCCTGGCATTAGCAGAGGTGGACTGGTTTCGGGCTTTCTCCTCTGTTTCCTTGTGCTGCAAGCCTTGGCGGGCGCTTCGGGGGTAGTCATCGGCCTACGGCGGCACCAGGGCGGCGCGCAGAGGCGGCGGCCCACCGACCAAACAGCGTGCGACCTGTTCGCCGGGAGCTGGGTGAAGGACGACTCCTACCCGCTATACCAGTCGCTGAGCTGCCCCATCATCGATCCCGAGTTCAACTGCCAGTTATATGGACGGCCGGACACCGAGTACCAGCGGTACCGATGGCAGCCGAGCGGATGCGAGCTCCCCAG GTTTGACGGGGTTGGTTTCTTGGCGACAATGAGGGGTAAGACGGTGATGTTCGTGGGCGACTCGCTCGGGCGGAACCAGTGGCAGTCCTTAATCTGCATGCTCGCCGCCGCGGCGCCGCAGTCGCAGACCCAGTTCGTCAGAGGAGAGCCTCTCTCCACCTACAAGTTCCTG GATTCTGGAGTCTCGGTTTCCTTCTACCGGGCACCTTATCTGGTGGACATCGACGTGGTGCAAGGGAGAAGAATCCTCATGCTGAACGAGATAACAGGGAATGCCGAAGCATGGAGAGGAGCGGACGTCTTGTGCTTCAACTCCGGCCATTGGTGGACTCACAAGGGAGCTCTTCAAGG GCTCTTTCTACGAGGACATGGATCGATTGGTCGCGTTCCAGAAAGGGATGAGCACATGGGCAAACTGGGTCGACGCTACCGTCGACAGGACCAAGACGAAGGTCTTCTTCCAGTCCATATCTCCCACCCACTACAA TCCGGCGGAGTGGAACGGAGCGGCCTCGAAGAACTGCTTCGGCGAGACGGCGCCGGTGGGCGGGTGGAACTACACGGCCCGGTACCCGGAGCAGATACAGGTGATCAAGGGCGTGATCAAGGCAATGAGGAGTCCCGCCGCCTTGCTCGACATCACCGCCTTGTCGGAACTCCGAAAGGACGGCCACCCTTCCATCTACAGCGGCGACTTGACTCCGGAGCAGCGGGCCAACCCCGACCGCTCCGCCGATTGCAGCCACTGGTGCCTCCCCGGCCTCCCCGACACCTGGAACCTTCTCCTCTACACTGCCCTCTTCTTCTCCTGATCCGTATGGCGCCTCGTCTCTTCATTCTTCTCA TCAGAAATTAG
- the LOC135625243 gene encoding protein trichome birefringence-like 28 — protein sequence MALLESRTSSMKHTSPFSNRRRKGKYSAFVLVVSVVLFCTFAYDGDVQSIAEYDFGSGANPSGIAHQEFAVAEASRKEDHEAKRRTETSEGDMVQEQPTAPGIAKEDVVRVMESPVATGAVHEEAAKEAERQPRVVLDVPESCDLFTGRWVYDDVSYPIYEEQECQFLTEQVTCMRNGRREDSYQKWRWQPQDCSLPRFDARVMLERLQGRRLMFVGDSLNRNQWESMVCLVQSAVPWNKKTLTKNGSLNVFRIEEYNATVEFYWAPFLVESNSDDPRMHSIRNRIIDPKSIAKHGKHWKNVDYLVFNTYIWWMNTPTMKVLRGSTEYEEVERASAYRRVLNAWAKWVQKNVDPNRAMVFFMSMSPNHIRSTDWGNPDGIKCALETQPVANLSRPLDVGTDWRLFAVAENVIGRMKKVPVSFVKITALSEYRKEAHTSVHTLRQGKLLTAEQQADAATYADCIHWCLPGLPDTWNELLYARITSSPWRDD from the exons ATGGCGCTGCTCGAATCCCGAACGTCCAGCATGAAGCACACATCACCCTTCAGCAATCGCCGGAGGAAGGGCAAGTACTCTGCCTTCGTCCTGGTCGTCTCGGTGGTCCTCTTCTGCACCTTCGCGTACGACGGGGACGTCCAGTCGATCGCTGAGTATGATTTTGGCAGCGGAGCTAATCCTTCGGGCATCGCTCACCAAGAATTCGCCGTAGCTGAGGCAAGCAGAAAGGAAGACCATGAAGCCAAGAGGAGGACGGAGACCTCAGAGGGTGACATGGTCCAAGAGCAGCCGACAGCGCCGGGAATTGCCAAGGAAGACGTCGTGCGAGTGATGGAGTCACCGGTGGCTACAGGAGCTGTGCATGAAGAGGCCGCCAAGGAGGCCGAGCGGCAGCCACGAGTAGTCCTCGACGTGCCGGAGAGTTGCGACCTGTTCACCGGCCGATGGGTCTACGACGACGTGAGCTACCCTATCTACGAGGAGCAGGAGTGCCAGTTCTTGACGGAGCAAGTGACCTGCATGAGGAACGGCCGGCGCGAGGACAGCTACCAGAAGTGGCGGTGGCAGCCCCAAGATTGTTCTTTGCCCAG ATTCGATGCGAGGGTGATGCTGGAGAGGCTGCAAGGGAGGCGTCTCATGTTCGTGGGCGACTCCCTGAACCGGAACCAGTGGGAGTCGATGGTGTGCCTCGTCCAATCCGCGGTGCCATGGAACAAGAAGACCCTCACCAAGAACGGCTCGCTCAACGTATTCCGGATCGAG GAGTACAATGCGACCGTGGAGTTCTACTGGGCACCGTTCCTGGTGGAGTCGAACTCCGACGACCCGAGGATGCACAGCATCCGTAACCGCATCATCGATCCCAAGTCGATCGCGAAGCACGGCAAGCACTGGAAGAACGTGGACTACCTCGTCTTCAACACCTACATCTGGTGGATGAACACCCCAACCATGAAAGTCCT ACGAGGATCGACGGAGTACGAGGAGGTGGAGCGGGCATCGGCTTACAGGCGAGTGTTGAACGCATGGGCGAAGTGGGTGCAGAAGAACGTGGATCCCAACCGCGCCATGGTGTTCTTCATGAGCATGTCACCCAACCACATCAG GAGCACGGACTGGGGCAACCCGGACGGGATCAAGTGCGCGTTGGAGACTCAGCCGGTGGCGAACCTCTCCCGCCCGCTCGACGTCGGCACGGACTGGCGGCTGTTCGCGGTGGCGGAGAACGTGATCGGGAGGATGAAGAAGGTGCCGGTGTCGTTCGTGAAGATCACGGCGCTGTCGGAGTACCGCAAGGAGGCGCACACCTCCGTGCACACGCTCCGGCAGGGGAAGCTGCTGACGGCGGAGCAGCAGGCCGACGCCGCCACCTACGCGGACTGCATCCACTGGTGCTTGCCGGGCCTGCCGGACACCTGGAACGAGCTCCTCTACGCCCGGATAACCTCCTCCCCGTGGCGCGACGACTGA
- the LOC103969025 gene encoding mitochondrial succinate-fumarate transporter 1 gives MAAAASEGGGDGGAEERGRRKDSTSPPYIRAVAGSLGGVVEACCLQPIDVIKTRLQLDRTGAYRGIVHCGVTAARTEGVRALWKGLTPFATHLTLKYALRMGSNALLQSAFKDAATGDLSNRSRIAAGFGAGVLEALLIVTPFEVVKIRLQQQKGLRPELLKYKGPLHCARMIIREEGILGLWAGAAPTVMRNGTNQAAMFTAKNAFDIVLWKKHEGDGMVLQPWQSMISGFLAGTAGPICTGPFDVVKTRLMAQSRTGGDVKYKGMVHAIRTIFAEEGLFALWKGLLPRLMRIPPGQAIMWAVADQVTGLYEKNYIHRVHL, from the exons ATGGCCGCGGCCGCGAGCGAAGGCGGCGGCGATGGAGGCGCCGAGGAGAGGGGTAGACGGAAGGATTCGACGTCGCCGCCGTACATCAGGGCGGTGGCGGGGTCCCTCGGCGGGGTCGTGGAGGCGTGCTGCCTGCAGCCCATCGACGTGATCAAGACGCGGCTCCAGCTCGACCGCACCGGCGCGTACCGGGGGATCGTGCACTGCGGCGTGACGGCGGCGAGGACGGAGGGGGTGCGCGCGCTGTGGAAGGGGCTCACCCCCTTCGCCACCCACCTCACCCTCAAGTACGCCCTCCGCATGGGGTCCAACGCCCTCCTCCAGTCCGCCTTCAAGGACGCCGCAACTGGAGACCTCTCCAACCGCAGTAGGATCGCCGCTGGATTTGGCGCCGGCGTCCTGGAGGCCCTCCTCATCGTTACCCCCTTTGAG GTAGTGAAAATCAGGCTGCAGCAACAAAAGGGGTTGCGACCGGAGCTTCTAAAGTATAAGGGTCCCCTACATTGTGCAAGGATGATCATTCGTGAAGAGGGAATTTTGGGTCTTTGGGCCGGTGCTGCACCGACTGTAATGCGTAATGGAACCAACCAAGCTGCCATGTTCACGGCAAAAAATGCATTTGACATCGTTCTCTGGAAGAAACATGAAGGAGATGGCATGGTCCTTCAACCTTGGCAGTCTATGATCTCAGGGTTTCTTGCGGGGACTGCAGGGCCCATCTGTACTGGCCCCTTTGATGTCGTCAAGACAAGGCTGATGGCTCAAAGCAGAACAGGTGGTGATGTGAAATATAAAGGCATGGTGCATGCAATCAGAACAATATTTGCCGAAGAAGGGTTGTTTGCACTTTGGAAAGGTTTGCTTCCTAGGCTTATGAGGATTCCACCTGGTCAGGCTATAATGTGGGCCGTTGCTGATCAAGTAACCGGACTCTATGAAAAAAACTACATACATCGAGTTCATCTATAA